In a single window of the Streptomyces sp. NBC_00285 genome:
- a CDS encoding TetR/AcrR family transcriptional regulator, translated as MGGGVTAIGDRAERRPKQDRSRATRQRLLEAAVAALAEHGWAGSTVTVVAERAGVSRGAAQHHFPTREDLFTAAVEYVAEERSTALRALFPQGTADDRRVVISALVDLYTGPLFRAALHLWVAASNEEQLRPRVTELEARVGRETHRIAVDLLGADESKPGARETVQGLLDMARGLGLANLLTDDHARRERVVEQWAVLLDEALL; from the coding sequence ATGGGTGGTGGTGTGACCGCGATCGGCGACCGGGCCGAACGCAGACCCAAGCAGGACCGCAGCCGGGCCACCCGGCAACGCCTCCTCGAAGCCGCCGTGGCCGCTCTCGCCGAACACGGCTGGGCCGGCTCCACCGTGACCGTCGTCGCCGAACGCGCCGGCGTCTCCCGCGGCGCCGCCCAGCACCACTTCCCGACCCGCGAGGACCTGTTCACCGCGGCCGTCGAGTACGTCGCCGAAGAGCGCTCCACGGCCCTGCGCGCCCTGTTCCCGCAGGGCACGGCGGACGACCGGCGCGTGGTGATCTCCGCCCTCGTCGACCTCTACACGGGGCCGCTGTTCCGCGCCGCCCTGCACCTGTGGGTCGCCGCCTCCAACGAGGAGCAACTGCGCCCCCGGGTGACCGAACTGGAGGCACGCGTCGGCCGCGAGACGCACCGGATCGCCGTGGACCTGCTGGGCGCGGACGAGTCGAAACCGGGTGCCCGCGAAACGGTCCAGGGCCTACTGGACATGGCGAGAGGCTTGGGCCTGGCGAACCTCCTCACGGACGACCACGCTCGCCGCGAGAGGGTTGTGGAGCAGTGGGCCGTACTGCTGGACGAGGCGCTGCTTTAG
- the pdxH gene encoding pyridoxamine 5'-phosphate oxidase, whose amino-acid sequence MRQQYRAEGLAETDLAATPVGQFARWFQQAATEAHLFEPNAMVVSTADAEGRPSSRTVLLKQFDERGFVFYTNYDSRKASDLARNPYISLLFPWHPMARQVIVTGLARRTGRDETTAYFRTRPHGSQLGAWASAQSSVIQAREQVDTAYAGLAARYSEGEQVPVPPHWGGFRVAPQTVEFWQGRENRLHDRLRYVAEADGSWRVERLSP is encoded by the coding sequence ATGCGCCAGCAGTACCGCGCGGAGGGCCTCGCCGAGACCGACCTGGCCGCCACGCCCGTCGGACAGTTCGCGCGCTGGTTCCAGCAGGCGGCCACCGAGGCCCACCTGTTCGAGCCGAACGCCATGGTCGTGTCCACCGCGGACGCCGAGGGCCGCCCCAGCTCCCGCACGGTCCTGCTCAAGCAGTTCGACGAGCGGGGCTTCGTCTTCTACACGAACTACGACTCCCGCAAGGCGAGCGACCTCGCCCGGAACCCGTACATCTCCCTGCTCTTCCCCTGGCATCCCATGGCCCGCCAGGTCATCGTCACCGGCCTCGCACGCCGCACCGGCCGCGACGAGACCACCGCCTACTTCCGCACCCGCCCGCACGGCTCCCAGCTCGGCGCCTGGGCCAGCGCGCAGTCCTCGGTGATCCAGGCACGCGAGCAGGTGGACACCGCCTACGCCGGCCTGGCCGCCCGCTACTCCGAGGGCGAACAGGTCCCGGTCCCCCCGCACTGGGGCGGCTTCCGGGTGGCCCCGCAGACGGTGGAGTTCTGGCAGGGCCGCGAGAACCGGCTCCACGACAGGCTGCGGTACGTGGCGGAGGCGGACGGGAGCTGGCGGGTGGAGCGGCTCAGTCCCTGA
- a CDS encoding metal-dependent transcriptional regulator — MSGLIDTTEMYLRTILELEEEGVVPMRARIAERLDQSGPTVSQTVARMERDGLVSVASDRHLELTDEGRRLATRVMRKHRLAECLLVDVIGLEWEQVHAEACRWEHVMSEAVERRVLELLRHPTESPYGNPIPGLEELGEKDGADPFLDEGMVSLADLDPGLDGKTVVVRRIGEPIQTDAQLMYTLRRAGVQPGSVVSVTESPGGVLVGSGGEAAELESDVASHVFVAKR; from the coding sequence ATGTCCGGACTGATCGACACCACGGAGATGTATCTCCGCACCATCCTCGAGCTGGAGGAGGAAGGTGTGGTCCCCATGCGCGCCCGGATCGCCGAGCGGCTGGACCAGAGCGGACCGACGGTCAGCCAGACCGTGGCACGGATGGAGCGCGACGGACTGGTGTCGGTCGCCAGTGACCGGCATCTGGAGCTGACGGACGAGGGCCGGCGACTGGCCACGCGTGTGATGCGCAAGCACCGGCTCGCGGAGTGCCTGCTCGTCGACGTGATCGGCCTGGAGTGGGAGCAGGTCCACGCGGAGGCGTGTCGCTGGGAGCACGTGATGAGCGAGGCGGTGGAGCGCCGGGTGCTGGAGCTGCTGCGCCACCCCACCGAGTCGCCGTACGGCAACCCGATCCCGGGTCTGGAGGAGCTGGGCGAGAAGGACGGAGCCGATCCGTTCCTGGACGAGGGCATGGTGTCGCTGGCCGATCTGGACCCGGGTCTCGACGGCAAGACGGTCGTCGTACGCCGTATCGGCGAGCCGATCCAGACGGACGCGCAGCTGATGTACACGCTGCGCCGGGCGGGCGTGCAGCCCGGTTCGGTGGTGAGCGTGACGGAGTCGCCCGGCGGGGTGCTGGTGGGCAGTGGCGGCGAGGCGGCCGAGCTGGAGTCGGACGTCGCCTCGCATGTGTTCGTCGCCAAGCGCTGA
- a CDS encoding SIS domain-containing protein — MGDTGSAHGEGKLSGQFFDAAIGLLQRVRDEEGEAVAAAGALLADTVASGGRLFAFGAGHSSLAAQDLVYRAGGLALMNLLTVPGAVGVDVMPATLGSALERVDGLASAVLGCSPLRAGDALVIISLSGRNALPVEMASTARSLGVKVIGVTSVAYTRETKPRHSSGTFLKDHCDIVLDSKIAPGDAELSLDTVPAPFAPASTVVTSALLQAVMATAAGALADRGIEPPLLRSGNVDGGPAWNEQVFEEYGDRIFYRR, encoded by the coding sequence ATGGGCGACACGGGCTCCGCACACGGCGAGGGCAAGCTGTCCGGGCAGTTCTTCGACGCCGCGATCGGACTGCTCCAGCGGGTCCGCGACGAGGAGGGCGAGGCCGTCGCCGCGGCCGGGGCGCTCCTCGCCGACACCGTCGCCTCCGGGGGCCGCCTGTTCGCCTTCGGCGCCGGGCACTCCTCGCTGGCCGCGCAGGACCTGGTCTACCGGGCCGGCGGACTCGCCCTCATGAACCTGCTGACCGTGCCGGGCGCCGTGGGCGTCGACGTCATGCCGGCAACGCTGGGCTCCGCCCTGGAACGCGTGGACGGCCTCGCGAGCGCGGTCCTCGGCTGCTCGCCCCTCCGCGCGGGCGACGCCCTCGTGATCATCTCCCTCTCCGGCCGCAACGCGCTCCCCGTGGAGATGGCGTCGACCGCGCGCTCGCTGGGCGTGAAGGTCATCGGCGTCACGTCGGTCGCGTACACGCGGGAGACAAAGCCCCGCCACAGCTCGGGCACCTTCCTCAAGGACCACTGCGACATCGTCCTCGACTCCAAGATCGCCCCCGGCGACGCGGAGCTGTCCCTGGACACGGTCCCGGCACCGTTCGCACCCGCGTCCACGGTGGTGACGTCGGCCCTGCTCCAGGCGGTGATGGCGACGGCGGCGGGCGCGCTGGCGGACCGGGGAATCGAGCCGCCACTGCTGCGGTCGGGGAACGTGGACGGCGGGCCGGCCTGGAACGAGCAGGTGTTCGAGGAATACGGGGACCGAATCTTCTACCGGCGGTAG
- a CDS encoding PAS domain-containing protein, giving the protein MSASRRSGTTDELGPDGPGPDGPDGPGGSDLLAALLDGMDAALCAFDAEGVVTHWNREAERILGWTAAEAVGRHGFAGWAVRPADAEEVEGRLMSAMQAPGRQVHEFALLTKDGGRVLVRTQSAAVRGPDGKPAGVYCAFSEVHTQIDLERSIALSEALFEDASWGVVLVDADLRPAVVNAHAARSLGVGRTSVLGRPLGELLAQGVEELESALTHVLAEGAPPAPAEIWVAVRTPDGEKRRCWRCGFVRLASPLAEEPVPLGVGWLFRDVTEAKQSEQEASLLRFRTNQLHRAARAAAECEDPAEAAVVHLDFALAGFADHALIDRVAGGAVADGEGSGPVRLVRVAATPSGAPGPSLQASGAAGLPVRYGEGHPALQCVDRAGSVRASVGTVSADRAREWAVARQWPGDVVHALCAVLRSRGRTLGVVTFLRGSGRGQFERGDAVYAEDVAVRIAAAMDLGGVVGRAE; this is encoded by the coding sequence GTGAGTGCTTCACGGCGTAGTGGGACCACCGACGAGCTGGGGCCTGACGGGCCCGGGCCGGACGGTCCGGACGGTCCGGGCGGTTCGGATCTGCTCGCCGCGCTGCTGGACGGGATGGACGCGGCCCTGTGCGCCTTCGACGCCGAGGGTGTCGTCACGCACTGGAACCGTGAGGCCGAGCGGATCCTCGGGTGGACCGCGGCCGAGGCCGTGGGACGGCACGGGTTCGCGGGCTGGGCCGTACGTCCGGCGGACGCCGAGGAGGTCGAGGGGCGGCTGATGTCCGCCATGCAGGCGCCCGGACGGCAGGTGCACGAGTTCGCGCTGTTGACCAAGGACGGCGGACGGGTGCTCGTACGGACCCAGTCCGCGGCCGTGCGCGGCCCCGACGGGAAGCCCGCCGGGGTGTACTGCGCCTTCAGCGAGGTCCACACACAGATCGACCTGGAGCGGTCGATCGCGCTGAGCGAGGCGCTGTTCGAGGACGCCTCCTGGGGTGTCGTGCTGGTCGACGCCGATCTGCGGCCCGCCGTGGTGAACGCGCACGCGGCCCGGTCGCTGGGCGTCGGGCGTACGTCCGTGCTGGGGCGGCCCCTCGGGGAGCTGCTCGCCCAGGGTGTGGAGGAGCTGGAGAGCGCGCTCACCCATGTGCTGGCCGAGGGTGCGCCGCCGGCACCGGCCGAGATCTGGGTCGCGGTGCGGACTCCCGACGGGGAGAAGCGTCGCTGCTGGCGCTGCGGCTTCGTACGGCTGGCCTCGCCGCTCGCGGAGGAGCCCGTGCCGTTGGGCGTCGGCTGGCTGTTCCGGGATGTGACCGAGGCCAAGCAGAGCGAGCAGGAGGCCTCGCTGCTGCGCTTCCGGACGAACCAGCTGCACCGGGCGGCCCGGGCGGCCGCCGAGTGCGAGGATCCGGCCGAGGCCGCCGTCGTCCATCTGGACTTCGCGCTCGCCGGGTTCGCCGACCACGCGCTGATAGACCGGGTGGCCGGGGGTGCGGTGGCCGACGGCGAGGGTTCCGGGCCGGTCCGGCTGGTGCGGGTCGCCGCGACGCCCTCCGGGGCACCCGGGCCGAGCCTGCAGGCGTCGGGCGCGGCCGGACTGCCCGTGCGGTACGGCGAGGGGCATCCGGCGTTGCAGTGCGTGGACCGCGCGGGGTCGGTACGGGCGAGTGTGGGGACGGTGTCGGCGGACCGGGCCCGGGAGTGGGCCGTGGCCCGGCAGTGGCCCGGGGATGTGGTGCACGCCCTGTGCGCGGTGCTGCGGAGCCGGGGCCGGACGCTGGGCGTGGTGACGTTCCTGCGGGGGTCCGGGAGGGGACAGTTCGAGCGGGGCGACGCGGTGTACGCGGAGGACGTGGCCGTCCGGATCGCGGCGGCGATGGATCTCGGCGGGGTGGTGGGGCGGGCGGAATAA
- a CDS encoding citrate synthase 2, giving the protein MSDHDPGVDPGFVPGLEGIVAFETEIAEPDKEGGALRYRGVDIEDLVGHVSFGNVWGLLVDGAFNPGLPPAEPFPIPVHSGDIRVDVQSALAMLAPVWGLKPLLDIDAEQARADLARAAVMALSYVAQSARGQGNAMVPQREIDKAQSVVERFMIRWRGEPDPKHVAAVDAYWTSAAEHGMNASTFTARVIASTGADVAAALSGAVGAMSGPLHGGAPSRVLGMIEEIERTGDAEAYVRQALDRGERLMGFGHRVYRAEDPRARVLRRTARELGAPRFEIAEALEKAALAELHARRPDRVLATNVEFWAAIVLDFAEVPAHMFTSMFTCARTAGWSAHILEQKRTGRLVRPSARYVGPSARNPRDIEGYGGIAH; this is encoded by the coding sequence ATGTCCGACCACGACCCCGGCGTTGACCCCGGTTTCGTACCCGGTCTCGAAGGAATCGTCGCGTTCGAGACGGAGATCGCCGAACCGGACAAGGAGGGCGGCGCGCTGCGGTACCGGGGCGTCGACATCGAGGATCTGGTCGGCCATGTCTCGTTCGGCAATGTGTGGGGGCTGCTGGTCGACGGCGCCTTCAATCCCGGTCTGCCGCCCGCCGAGCCGTTCCCGATCCCGGTGCACTCCGGTGACATCCGGGTGGACGTCCAGTCGGCGCTGGCCATGCTCGCCCCGGTGTGGGGTCTGAAACCGCTGCTCGACATCGACGCCGAGCAGGCCCGCGCGGACCTCGCCCGGGCCGCCGTGATGGCCCTCTCCTACGTCGCCCAGTCCGCACGCGGGCAGGGCAACGCGATGGTGCCGCAGCGGGAGATCGACAAGGCCCAGTCCGTCGTCGAGCGGTTCATGATCCGCTGGCGGGGCGAGCCGGACCCCAAGCACGTGGCCGCCGTGGACGCCTACTGGACGTCGGCCGCGGAACACGGGATGAACGCGTCGACGTTCACCGCGCGCGTGATCGCCTCCACCGGCGCGGACGTCGCCGCCGCGCTCTCCGGGGCCGTGGGCGCGATGTCCGGGCCGCTGCACGGGGGCGCGCCCTCCCGGGTGCTCGGGATGATCGAGGAGATCGAGCGGACCGGGGACGCCGAGGCGTACGTCAGGCAGGCCCTGGACCGGGGTGAGCGGCTGATGGGGTTCGGGCACCGGGTGTACCGGGCCGAGGATCCCCGTGCGCGCGTGCTGCGTCGTACGGCCCGTGAACTGGGAGCGCCGCGGTTCGAGATCGCCGAGGCGTTGGAGAAGGCGGCGCTGGCGGAGCTCCACGCGCGGCGGCCTGACCGGGTGCTCGCCACGAACGTGGAGTTCTGGGCGGCGATCGTCCTCGACTTCGCCGAGGTGCCGGCGCACATGTTCACGTCGATGTTCACGTGCGCGCGCACGGCCGGCTGGTCGGCGCACATCCTTGAGCAGAAGCGAACGGGGCGACTGGTGCGGCCGTCCGCGCGGTATGTGGGGCCCTCGGCTCGGAATCCTCGGGACATCGAGGGGTACGGGGGCATCGCCCACTGA
- a CDS encoding enoyl-CoA hydratase family protein has protein sequence MTLIGRTHARGVETLSLDSPHNRNALSAALVEELASCLADCAKDPEVRAIVLTHTGNTFSAGADLKDPPDPAALVGLLRQIVELGKPVVARVTGHVRAGGLGLLGACDISAASTESTFAFTEVRIGLAPAVISLPLLPRTDPRALARHYLTGERFDAAEAARIGLVTTAGDDVDAVLEPVLDGLRRAAPEALAATKRLLTARVLETFDRDAAGLTALSAQLFASPQAREGMTAFLERRDPSWVVV, from the coding sequence ATGACCCTGATCGGCCGTACACACGCGCGGGGCGTGGAGACCCTGAGCCTGGACTCCCCGCACAACCGCAACGCCCTGTCGGCGGCCCTGGTGGAGGAGCTGGCCTCCTGCCTCGCGGACTGCGCCAAGGACCCCGAGGTCCGTGCGATCGTCCTCACCCACACCGGCAACACCTTCAGCGCGGGCGCCGACCTGAAGGATCCTCCCGACCCGGCCGCGCTGGTCGGGCTGCTGCGGCAGATCGTGGAGCTCGGGAAACCGGTCGTCGCCCGTGTCACCGGGCACGTCCGCGCGGGCGGCCTCGGCCTCCTCGGTGCCTGCGACATCTCGGCGGCCTCCACTGAGTCCACCTTCGCCTTCACCGAGGTGCGGATCGGTCTCGCCCCCGCGGTCATCTCCCTGCCGCTCCTGCCCCGCACCGACCCCCGCGCGCTGGCCCGCCACTACCTCACCGGCGAGCGCTTCGACGCGGCCGAGGCGGCCAGGATCGGCCTGGTCACGACGGCGGGCGACGACGTGGACGCCGTACTCGAACCCGTCCTGGACGGTCTGCGGCGGGCCGCCCCCGAGGCCCTGGCCGCAACGAAACGGCTGCTCACGGCTAGGGTGCTGGAGACCTTCGACCGGGACGCGGCCGGCCTGACCGCGCTCTCGGCACAGCTCTTCGCCTCGCCGCAGGCGCGCGAGGGCATGACAGCCTTCCTGGAACGACGGGATCCCTCATGGGTGGTGGTGTGA
- a CDS encoding RidA family protein translates to MTMRRAILSGSTFEEEIGYARAVVDGDWVHVSGTTGFDYATMTISDDVAEQAEQCLRNIGAALAEAKCTFADVVRVRYLLPDREDFEPCWPALRHHFGEVRPAATMLVCGLADPRMKIEIEAYARRGSGDRG, encoded by the coding sequence ATGACAATGCGACGAGCGATCCTCAGCGGTTCCACCTTCGAGGAAGAGATCGGGTACGCACGGGCCGTCGTCGACGGGGACTGGGTGCATGTGTCCGGGACGACCGGGTTCGACTACGCGACCATGACGATCTCGGACGACGTGGCGGAGCAGGCCGAGCAGTGCCTGCGGAACATCGGGGCCGCGCTGGCCGAGGCGAAGTGCACCTTCGCGGACGTGGTGCGGGTGCGCTACCTGCTGCCCGACCGGGAGGACTTCGAGCCCTGCTGGCCCGCCCTGCGCCACCATTTCGGCGAGGTCCGCCCGGCCGCCACGATGCTCGTGTGCGGCCTCGCCGACCCCAGGATGAAGATCGAGATCGAGGCGTACGCGCGGCGGGGAAGTGGTGACCGTGGCTGA
- a CDS encoding GNAT family N-acetyltransferase translates to MADLRIEPVVGDGMAEQWRHVHNVIVPPAALALDDVRERGRRYRLENAYLGDALVGCSTVRPPEGDDAVATVIARVLPDYRGRGFGTALYEKGLDHARVLGARVIETCVLAVNGDGTRFARARGFVEVDRYVLDGESDEWIDLRLEPGPRAV, encoded by the coding sequence GTGGCTGATCTGCGGATCGAGCCGGTCGTCGGGGACGGCATGGCCGAGCAGTGGCGACACGTGCACAACGTGATCGTGCCGCCCGCCGCCCTGGCGCTCGACGACGTGCGGGAGCGCGGTCGGCGGTACCGGCTGGAGAACGCGTATCTCGGGGACGCGCTCGTGGGGTGCTCGACCGTCCGGCCGCCCGAGGGCGACGACGCGGTGGCGACCGTCATCGCGCGCGTGCTGCCCGATTACCGTGGGAGGGGTTTCGGGACCGCCCTCTACGAGAAGGGTCTTGATCATGCGCGCGTGCTCGGCGCCAGGGTGATCGAGACATGCGTGCTGGCCGTCAATGGGGACGGGACGCGGTTCGCGCGGGCGCGAGGGTTCGTCGAAGTCGACCGGTACGTACTGGACGGCGAGAGCGACGAGTGGATCGACCTGCGGCTGGAGCCGGGCCCAAGGGCTGTTTGA